A stretch of Dama dama isolate Ldn47 chromosome 22, ASM3311817v1, whole genome shotgun sequence DNA encodes these proteins:
- the LOC133043103 gene encoding ras-related protein Rab-6B-like, whose product MKGSPGLWIADVRTERGSDVIMLLVGNKMDLANKRQMTTEEGKQHAKELSTMFIEKSAQTGCNRKQLFRPVGSALLGMANVQERRSKERMADIKPDKLQEPLASGGGCVH is encoded by the coding sequence ATGAAGGGCAGCCCAGGCCTCTGGATTGCTGATGTCAGGACAGAGAGGGGCAGTGATGTCATCATGCTGCTGGTGGGCAACAAGATGGACCTGGCCAACAAGAGGCAGATGACCACTGAGGAGGGCAAGCAGCACGCCAAAGAACTGAGTACCATGTTCATCGAGAAAAGTGCACAGACAGGCTGCAACAGGAAGCAGCTCTTCCGACCCGTGGGCTCGGCTCTGCTTGGAATGGCAAATGTCCAGGAGagaagaagcaaagaaaggaTGGCCGACATCAAGCCGGACAAACTCCAGGAGCCCCTGGCCAGCGGGGGTGGCTGCGTCCACTAA
- the SSTR3 gene encoding somatostatin receptor type 3, with amino-acid sequence MNTPGSLSLVPVTSEPGNTSSAWPPDAVLGNVSSASSAAGLAVSGILIPLVYLVVCVVGLLGNSLVIYVVLRQTATPSVTNVYILNLALADELFMLGLPFLAAQNALSYWPFGSLMCRLVMAVDGINQFTSIFCLTVMSVDRYLAVVHPTRSARWRTAPVARTVSAAVWVASAVVVLPVVVFSGVPRGMSTCHMQWPEPAAAWRAGFIIYTAALGFFGPLLVICLCYLLIVVKVRSAGRRVRAPSCQRRRHSERKVTRMVVAVVALFVLCWMPFYVLNIINVVCPLPEEPAFFGLYFLVVALPYANSCANPILYGFLSYRFKQGFRRVLLRPSRRVQNQEPPVGPPEKTEEEEEDGDGEDRHEGAGKQGGRGEMNGRVNQIIQPGPSGQEQPPSSTTSKEHQFLPQEPSAGEKSDTLHISYL; translated from the coding sequence ATGAACACCCCTGGCTCTCTTTCACTGGTGCCCGTGACCTCGGAACCCGGGAACACCTCCTCGGCCTGGCCCCCAGATGCTGTCCTCGGAAATGTGTCCTCAGCGTCAAGTGCAGCAGGGCTGGCTGTCAGCGGCATTCTGATCCCACTGGTCTACCtggtggtgtgtgtggtgggccTGCTGGGCAACTCCTTGGTCATCTACGTGGTCCTGCGACAGACGGCCACCCCATCGGTCACCAACGTCTACATCCTCAACCTGGCACTGGCCGATGAGCTGTTCATGCTGGGGCTGCCCTTCCTGGCTGCCCAGAACGCCCTGTCCTACTGGCCCTTTGGCTCCCTCATGTGCCGGCTGGTCATGGCCGTGGATGGCATCAACCAGTTCACCAGCATCTTTTGCCTCACGGTCATGAGCGTGGACCGCTACCTGGCGGTGGTGCACCCCACCCGCTCGGCCCGCTGGCGCACGGCGCCCGTGGCCCGCACGGTCAGCGCGGCTGTCTGGGTGGCCTCGGCCGTAGTGGTGCTCCCCGTGGTGGTCTTCTCGGGCGTGCCTCGTGGCATGAGCACCTGCCACATGCAGTGGCCCGAGCCGGCGGCTGCCTGGCGGGCTGGCTTCATCATCTACACGGCCGCACTGGGCTTCTTTGGGCCGCTGCTGGTCATCTGCCTCTGCTACCTGCTCATCGTGGTGAAGGTGCGCTCCGCCGGGCGGCGGGTGCGGGCCCCCTCGTGCCAGCGGCGGCGGCATTCTGAGCGCAAGGTCACGCGCATGGTGGTGGCCGTGGTGGCGCTCTTCGTCCTCTGCTGGATGCCCTTCTACGTGCTCAACATCATCAATGTGGTGTGCCCGCTGCCCGAGGAGCCTGCCTTCTTCGGCCTCTATTTCCTGGTGGTGGCCCTGCCCTACGCCAACAGCTGTGCCAACCCCATCCTTTATGGCTTCCTCTCCTACCGCTTCAAGCAGGGCTTCCGAAGGGTCCTGTTGCGGCCCTCCCGCCGTGTGCAAAACCAGGAGCCTCCCGTGGGGCCTCCGGAGAAgacggaggaggaagaggaggatggaGACGGGGAGGACCGGCACGAGGGAGCAGGGAAGCAGGGGGGCCGGGGGGAGATGAATGGCCGGGTCAACCAGATCATACAGCCAGGTCCCAGTGGACAGGAGCAGCCTCCCAGCAGCACCACCAGCAAGGAGCATCAGTTCCTACCCCAAGAACCCTCGGCTGGGGAGAAATCTGACACGCTGCACATCAGCTATCTCTAG